In a genomic window of Malassezia japonica chromosome 4, complete sequence:
- a CDS encoding uncharacterized protein (EggNog:ENOG503Q3AC; BUSCO:EOG09265F2Y; COG:S), with protein MRLLTHNLLACHAKGCGSSSNNFPLQLRNVQLELIEAEYNDVFLRGFLPKLDWNALVTTAQQTSLPEQEPDFTKEGPSDEMLQALHHILLELHIAEGEMVCPKCAHVYPIRSGIPNMLLAEHEIPK; from the exons ATGCGGCTCCTGACGCACAATTTGCTCGCTTGTCATGCCAAGGGgtgcggctcgtcgtcgaacAATTTCCCAttgcagctgcgcaatgtgcagctcgagctgatCGAGGCCGAATACAACGACGTCTTTCTCCGGGGATTTTTGCCGAAACTCGACTGGAACGCGCTCGTGACCACCGCGCAGCAG ACTTCGCTTCCGGAACAGGAGCCCGACTTTACGAAAGAGGGGCCCAGCGACGAAatgctgcaggcgctgcaccacATCCTCCTCGAG CTGCACATTGCCGAGGGCGAAATGGTGTGCCCAAAGTGCGCGCACGTCTACCCTATTCGCAGCGGTATCCCGAACATG ctccttgccgagcacgagaTTCCCAAGTGA